Proteins encoded within one genomic window of Theobroma cacao cultivar B97-61/B2 chromosome 7, Criollo_cocoa_genome_V2, whole genome shotgun sequence:
- the LOC18594085 gene encoding uncharacterized protein LOC18594085: protein MENIDHDICESSSGGAEKVEALDLLEESWFFENLFNRRRMLRCYSDSCTSSNFGQEVLAKDSCSQSSAPRKKLQDEGSARCSLIRAPSLPPCIGREEKVQERKSNGGRSKLNRQLSLQASKTTCTEKTQEIQEKKTDSKSKLNGQSSQSTLLRAPSLPSSIGWKELTQHNDSDIRMSKLIRQALANSSDISPPRHSPKSMSQSCSTQRCRPPRNLEVETFNNSYGVQEIRRPYTNQKTLQRSLSDLAFEELQGFKDLGFTFDKEDLSPSVVNILPGLQENKIEDLKQDKVRRPYLSEAWLAQSRGPPIPNCVSKDSADDMKAQIKFWARAVATNVRQ from the exons ATGGAGAATATTGATCATGACATTTGTGAGTCTTCTTCTGGTGGAGCTGAGAAAGTGGAAGCTCTTGATCTTTTGGAGGAGTCTTGGTTTTTTGAGAACTTGTTCAATAGGAGAAGGATGTTGAGATGTTATTCTGATTCTTGCACTTCATCAAACTTTGGCCAAGAGGTTCTGGCAAAAGATTCATGTAGCCAAAGCTCTGCACCGAGAAAGAAGCTCCAGGATGAAGGTTCAGCTCGCTGTAGTTTGATTCGTGCACCATCTTTACCGCCATGTATAGGGAGGGAGGAAAAGGTTCAAGAAAGGAAGAGCAACGGTGGGAGGAGCAAATTGAATAGGCAATTATCGCTGCAAGCATCGAAAACAACTTGTACAGAGAAGACACAGGaaattcaagaaaagaaaactgatAGCAAGAGCAAATTGAATGGACAGTCATCGCAAAGTACTTTGCTAAGGGCACCTTCCTTACCATCTTCAATAGGCTGGAAAGAGCTAACTCAACATAATGACAGTGATATTAGAATGAGCAAATTGATTCGACAAGCATTGGCTAACTCTTCTGACATCTCGCCCCCAAGGCATAGTCCTAAG TCCATGTCACAAAGTTGCAGTACGCAAAGGTGTAGACCACCGAGAAACCTAGAGGTGGAAACCTTCAACAATAGCTATGGGGTTCAGGAAATAAGACGCCCGTACACGAATCAGAAGACATTGCAAAGAAGCCTTAGTGATCTTGCATTCGAGGAACTGCAAGGATTCAAGGATTTAGGATTCACATTTGACAAGGAAGACTTAAGCCCCAGTGTTGTTAACATACTCCCAGGGTTGCAGGAAAATAAGATAGAGGACTTGAAACAAGATAAGGTGAGGAGGCCTTATTTGTCTGAGGCATGGCTTGCACAAAGCCGTGGACCTCCCATTCCAAATTGTGTATCTAAGGATTCAGCAGACGATATGAAGGCACAAATCAAGTTTTGGGCCAGAGCTGTGGCAACTAATGTTCGACAATAG
- the LOC18594081 gene encoding uncharacterized protein LOC18594081 yields the protein MQLSPASVSSSKRSDFGQKSGSRLRKKHKRLDAICEEEYNRNHGEGNEGNDGDGSGSVDLELRRSSRVRRAPVILDVSPPPPKKRRKIGKSGRFGRGRKRLGRVKEEEEEEEEDGVETGEVQTLGSWRSRLRTRGRNVNVNTKVEERVLPNRRRKLFEDIVGNEEEEEEVEEEEEEEEDESDGGEMMLVKSKRPGRVNPANGSDSEEVVEICGIREETEVEKEEIKEDEVEEDVPVLESEKSHGNDREDMVVEPPTVLESEMSHENERDRMDGYVVELVKEDDRELSNCIQSEGGCIGHEKVEINETIETVELSEEQVQHLECQNEEANEEDVVEVDNVAEEVEDGGDHDAKDDGLVKVDEKPSEHKNDIAVEQSNKAAAEAIGKPRIKQGRRCGLCGGGTDGKPPKKLVQDVGDSENEAYSSSASEEPNYDVWDGFGDEPGWLGRLLGPINDRYGIAGIWVHQHCAVWSPEVYFAGLGCLKNVRAALCRGRALKCSRCGRPGATIGCRVDRCPKTYHLPCARANGCIFDHRKFLIACTDHRHLFQPPGIQYLARIKKLKAKKMKLEMRKVSNDAWRKDIEAEEKWLEHCGEDEEFLKREGKRLHRDLLRIAPVYIGGLESESGKSFEGWGSVAGLQDVIRCMKEVVILPLLYPEFFDNLGLTPPRGVLLHGYPGTGKTLVVRALIGSCARGDKRIAYFARKGADCLGKYVGDAERQLRLLFQVAERCQPSIIFFDEIDGLAPRRTRQQDQTHSSVVSTLLALLDGLKSRGSVVVIGATNRPDAVDPALRRPGRFDREIYFPLPSLEDRAAILELHTQKWPKPVAGSLLKWVARKTIGFAGADLQALCTQAAVVALKRNFPLQEILSAAEEKTPSAKRVPLPTVTVEERDWLEALSCSPPPCSRREAGMAAHDLVASPLPTHLIPCLLEPLSTLLVSLHLDERLWLPPLLSRGGAVIESVIVSTLDDKRLPKDHWWSHVHDLLQEAEVTKEIERRLSRAGMLIGETSFADYDAVIGDIGDDGVKFEPSKVRNSSTCSNLSRNTYFTSTKKTGFRILIAGSPRSGQKHLASCLLHCLVGNAEIQKVDLATIAQEGQGDLIQGVTQILMKCASMGSCVVFMPRIDLWAVETVNQVAEESDLSSTFHQSPMEEDPLPVEKESGFSLRQSELAETAEAIAAVQIISHAWSSFVEQVESICVSTSLIILATSEVPHLELPDRIRQFFKSDLPNCSQKTTLEHTVPRFSVHVGRNFDHDMVIKLSAAELSRDILQPFVHLIHQRSHVHEDFRTKNSAETYAAAENDHISHGLACEVRVGSQSCGDLSVTVPAAPTNSRNLKGKASLMLAISSFGYQILRYPHFAELCWVTSKLKEGPSADIGGPWKGWPFNSCIIRPADSLEKPAVACGSSNIKTKEKFGLVRGLIAVGLSAYRGLYTSLREVSSEVREVLELLVGWINAKVNTGKDRYLYVRILSQVAYLEDMVNSWAYSLQSLDQDAQIKAASPKPYTLGSPDNHFTCVNNPDRVQEFRPDVSNRSCPESEGLGANTKEFAMQNTDFIDLNKEDDDCAANHEGKVALFAEGAQGTGLTGNTTSEEHLNSSVANESLVHLDKQNGTNSGLCGSESTKNPMVEGQFDVQNKDSIDLNETAGDCAPSHEGKIAADQEAVELVRLDGNTTSMEHHCSVANQPVVYVAKQNGTNPGLCWSESTGNPIAEGDPGSSKQSNGFAPSESFLSENGFCSSDEVDGTKFHVTGNACNQINASETKIIITSADGKPKDCEHREDPYFSSSKTALPTESGVTCMYQCCSDCLHTLLSLMQKVLLQQLKSDGSQWTVDDVHDTVASMSVDLLSAVRKVYAAGYSSNKFDENLRLENDGKLSKCQEWSKCRCKSSENSLVIPTECSCHSLGTTFPNIEFMFDPKFVYRDGVMVPIDSNKEVSFHCKFKTLCLCSLIESILMTKQPFD from the exons ATGCAATTATCACCAGCCTCGGTTTCTTCATCGAAACGGAGTGATTTTGGGCAAAAATCAGGTTCTAGGCTTCGGAAGAAGCATAAGAGATTAGATGCAATATGTGAGGAAGAGTATAATAGGAACCATGGAGAAGGTAATGAGGGGAATGATGGTGATGGGTCAGGGAGTGTGGATTTAGAGCTCCGTAGGAGCTCACGGGTTAGGAGGGCGCCGGTTATATTGGATGTGTCACCTCCGCCTCCAAAGAAAAGGCGGAAGATTGGGAAGAGTGGGAGGTTTGGTCGGGGGAGGAAAAGGTTAGGGCGTGtgaaggaggaggaggaggaggaggaggaggatgGGGTGGAGACAGGGGAGGTGCAGACTCTAGGGAGTTGGAGGTCGAGGTTGAGGACAAGAGGAAGGAATGTGAATGTTAATACGAAGGTGGAGGAGAGGGTTTTGCCGAATAGGAGGAGGAAGCTTTTTGAGGATATAGTTGGGAatgaggaggaggaggaggaggtggaagaagaagaggaggaAGAGGAGGATGAATCAGATGGTGGAGAAATGATGTTAGTGAAATCCAAGAGGCCAGGGAGGGTTAACCCAGCAAATGGTTCAGATAGTGAAGAGGTGGTGGAGATTTGTGGCATCAGAGAAGAAACGGAggtggaaaaagaagaaataaaagaggaTGAGGTAGAGGAAGATGTGCCTGTTTTAGAGAGTGAAAAGAGTCATGGAAATGATAGGGAGGACATGGTTGTGGAGCCTCCTACAGTTTTGGAGAGTGAAATGAGTCATGAAAATGAGAGGGACAGGATGGATGGCTATGTGGTTGAGCTGGTTAAAGAGGATGACAGAGAACTATCAAATTGTATACAATCAGAGGGGGGCTGCATTGGCCatgaaaaagttgaaataaaTGAAACAATTGAAACAGTGGAGCTGAGTGAAGAACAAGTGCAACATTTAGAATGTCAGAATGAAGAAGCAAATGAAGAGGATGTTGTAGAAGTAGATAATGTGGCGGAGGAAGTTGAAGATGGTGGTGATCATGATGCAAAAGATGATGGATTGGTGAAAGTTGATGAAAAACCTTCAGAACATAAGAATGATATAGCGGTAGAGCAGTCAAATAAAGCAGCTGCTGAAGCAATTGGCAAGCCACGTATAAAACAGGGGAGAAGGTGTGGATTGTGTGGTGGTGGGACTGATGGCAAACCCCCAAAGAAGTTGGTTCAGGACGTAGGGGATAGTGAAAATGAAGCATACAGCTCTTCAGCTTCAGAGGAACCAAACTATGACGTTTGGGATGGGTTTGGTGACGAACCTGGGTGGCTTGGTCGTCTCCTTGGTCCTATAAATGATCGTTATGGTATTGCTGGCATTTGGGTTCATCAACACTGTGCTGTATGGAGTCCTGAG GTTTATTTTGCCGGCTTGGGATGcttaaaaaatgttagggCAGCGCTTTGTAGAGGAAGAGCATTAAAATGCAGCCGATGTGGGAGGCCAGGAGCAACAATTGGATGTCGTGTTGATCGGTGTCCGAAGACATACCACTTG CCTTGTGCAAGAGCCAATGGCTGTATATTTGATCATCGCAAATTTCTCATAGCCTGCACTGATCATCGGCATCTCTTCCAACCTCCTGGTATTCAATATTTAGCCCGgataaagaaattgaaagcTAAGAAAATGAAGTTGGAAATGAGGAAAGTATCAAATGACGCATGGCGAAAGGATATTGAAGCTGAAGAAAAATGGTTGGAGCATTGTGGTGAGGATGAAGAGTTCTTGAAACGTGAGGGCAAGAGACTTCATCGAGATTTGTTAAGAATAGCACCTGTCTATATTGGAGGCTTAGAGTCTGAGAGTGGGAAATCATTTGAGGGATGGGGATCTGTTGCTGGCTTGCAGGATGTTATCCGATGCATGAAGGAAGTTGTCATCTTACCACTGTTGTATCCTGAGTTCTTTGACAATCTGGGCCTTACACCTCCCAGAGGTGTTCTTTTGCATGGCTATCCAGGAACGGGCAAAACTCTTGTGGTGCGCGCATTGATTGGTTCTTGTGCTCGTGGCGATAAACGTATTGCATATTTTGCCCGCAAAGGTGCTGACTGCTTAGGAAAATATGTTGGTGATGCTGAGCGCCAGCTGAGGCTCTTGTTTCAGGTTGCTGAGAGATGCCAACCTTCTATAATATTCTTTGATGAGATAGATGGCTTAGCACCTCGACGGACAAGGCAGCAAGATCAGACACATAGTTCAGTTGTGTCCACATTGCTTGCTCTGTTGGATGGTTTGAAGTCCCGAGGTTCAGTGGTGGTGATAGGTGCAACTAATCGCCCTGATGCTGTTGATCCTGCATTGAGGAGGCCAGGGAGATTTGATCGAGAGATTTATTTTCCACTGCCATCATTGGAGGACAGGGCTGCAATCCTTGAACTTCATACTCAAAAATGGCCAAAACCGGTTGCTGGATCTTTGCTCAAATGGGTTGCAAGAAAGACGATAGGGTTTGCTGGTGCAGATTTGCAGGCTCTTTGCACTCAAGCAGCTGTTGTTGCTTTGAAGAGGAATTTTCCTTTGCAGGAAATTTTGTCTGCTGCCGAAGAGAAAACTCCTAGTGCTAAACGTGTTCCTCTTCCTACTGTCACAGTTGAGGAGCGGGATTGGTTGGAGGCTTTGTCATGTTCCCCACCTCCTTGCTCACGTAGAGAAGCAGGAATGGCTGCTCATGATTTAGTTGCCTCTCCTCTTCCTACCCATCTCATCCCTTGTCTGTTGGAACCATTATCCACCTTGCTTGTTTCTCTTCATTTGGATGAACGCCTCTGGCTGCCACCCCTTCTTTCTAGAGGCGGGGCAGTGATTGAAAGCGTGATTGTTTCCACTTTGGATGACAAAAGACTGCCCAAGGATCATTGGTGGTCCCATGTTCATGACCTTCTTCAAGAAGCAGAGGTTACTAAGGAGATAGAGAGAAGGTTATCACGTGCTGGAATGTTAATAGGAGAGACTAGCTTTGCTGATTATGATGCCGTCATAGGTGATATTGGTGATGATGGTGTCAAGTTTGAACCTTCAAAAGTGCGTAATAGCAGCACATGCTCTAATTTGTCACGGAATACCTATTTTACTTCAACGAAGAAAACAGGGTTTCGGATATTAATTGCTGGAAGTCCTAGGTCAGGCCAAAAGCATCTTGCTTCTTGTCTTCTTCACTGTTTAGTTGGGAATGCTGAAATACAGAAAGTTGATTTAGCTACAATTGCACAGGAAGGACAGGGTGACTTGATTCAGGGAGTAACTCAAATTTTAA TGAAATGTGCAAGCATGGGGTCATGTGTGGTATTTATGCCAAGAATAGATTTGTGGGCTGTGGAGACCGTTAATCAAGTTGCTGAGGAGAGTGATTTGTCTTCAACATTCCATCAATCTCCCATGGAGGAAGATCCTCTACCTGTTGAAAAGGAAAGTGGATTCTCTCTGCGGCAATCTGAGTTGGCAGAGACAGCAGAGGCTATCGCTGCTGTTCAAATCATCTCACATGCGTGGAGCTCATTTGTTGAGCAAGTGGAATCAATCTGTGTGTCTACATCCTTGATAATTCTG GCTACTTCAGAAGTTCCACATCTGGAACTCCCTGATAGAATAAGGCAATTCTTTAAGAGTGATCTACCAAATTGCAGTCAGAAAACTACATTAGAGCACACAGTACCCAGATTCTCTGTGCATGTTGGCAGGAACTTCGACCATGATATGGTAATCAAACTATCTGCTGCAGAGTTATCAAGGGATATCCTTCAACCGTTTGTTCATTTAATTCATCAAAGATCTCATGTTCATGAAGATTTCAGAACAAAAAATTCTGCTGAAACCTATGCAGCTGCAGAAAATGACCATATATCTCATGGTTTGGCTTGTGAAGTAAGGGTTGGATCACAATCTTGTGGTGATCTGTCTGTTACAGTGCCAGCAGCACCAACCAACAGTAGAAATTTGAAGGGGAAAGCAAGCTTGATGCTAGCAATATCTTCATTTGGCTATCAAATTTTGCGATATCCTCACTTTGCAGAGCTTTGCTGGGTGACATCAAAACTTAAAGAAGGTCCTTCTGCAGACATAGGTGGTCCCTGGAAGGGCTGGCCATTTAACTCATGTATCATTCGTCCCGCCGACTCATTAGAAAAGCCAGCTGTTGCTTGTGGCTCCAGCAACAtcaaaaccaaagagaaattTGGTTTGGTCAGAGGTCTGATTGCTGTTGGTTTATCAGCATACAGAGGCTTGTACACATCACTTAGAGAAGTTTCCTCTGAGGTACGGGAGGTTCTTGAGCTCCTAGTTGGGTGGATTAATGCAAAAGTTAACACTGGAAAAGACAGATACCTGTATGTTCGTATTTTATCTCAAGTTGCTTATCTGGAGGATATGGTTAACAGCTGGGCATATTCACTGCAGAG CTTAGATCAGGATGCTCAAATAAAAGCAGCAAGCCCCAAACCATACACTTTGGGTTCTCCAGATAATCATTTTACATGTGTGAATAATCCAGATCGCGTTCAGGAATTCAGGCCTGATGTTTCTAACAGAAGTTGCCCTGAATCTGAAGGTCTGGGTGCAAACACTAAGGAATTCGCCATGCAAAATACTGATTTCATTGACTTGAACAAAGAGGATGATGATTGTGCTGCTAATCATGAGGGAAAAGTTGCACTTTTTGCAGAAGGTGCACAGGGGACAGGCCTAACTGGTAATACTACTTCAGAGGAGCATCTTAATTCTTCTGTGGCAAACGAATCACTTGTTCATTTAGACAAGCAGAATGGGACAAATTCTGGACTTTGTGGGTCAGAAAGTACTAAAAATCCTATGGTTGAGGGACAGTTTGATGTGCAAAATAAAGACAGTATTGACTTGAATGAGACAGCTGGTGATTGTGCTCCTAGTCATGAGGGAAAAATTGCTGCTGACCAAGAAGCTGTGGAGCTGGTACGCCTGGATGGTAATACTACTTCCATGGAGCATCATTGTTCTGTGGCCAACCAACCAGTTGTTTATGTGGCCAAGCAGAATGGAACAAATCCTGGACTGTGTTGGTCAGAAAGTACTGGAAATCCTATAGCCGAGGGAGATCCTGGGTCGTCAAAACAATCTAATGGATTTGCACCAAGtgaatcttttctttctgagaATGGATTCTGTAGTTCAGATGAAGTGGACGGTACAAAGTTCCATGTCACTGGGAACGCTTGCAACCAGATTAATGCTTCTGAAACAAAGATCATTATCACATCTGCAGATGGCAAGCCCAAAGACTGTGAACATAGAGAAGATCCCTATTTCTCTTCAAGCAAAACTGCTCTTCCAACTGAATCAGGAGTTACATGCATGTATCAGTGCTGTTCTGACTGCTTACATACCCTCCTTagtttgatgcaaaaagtTCTGCTTCAACAACTGAAATCAGATGGGAGCCAGTGGACAGTAGATGATGTTCATGATACAGTTGCATCAATGTCTGTGGATCTTCTTTCAGCGGTTAGGAAAGTTTATGCTGCTGGATATAGCAGCaataaatttgatgaaaacctgagacttgaaaatgatggaaagTTATCCAAGTGTCAAGAGTGGAGCAAATGTCGATGCAAAAGCTCAGAAAATAGTTTAGTTATTCCGACAGAATGTAGCTGTCACTCTTTAGGCACCACCTTTCCAAACATTGAATTCATGTTTGATCCAAAATTTGTTTACAGAGATGGAGTGATGGTTCCCATAGATTCTAACAAAGAAGTTTCTTTTCACTGTAAATTCAAGACGTTGTGCCTTTGTTCTCTTATAGAGTCTATATTAATGACAAAGCAGCCTTTCGATTGA
- the LOC18594082 gene encoding probable 2-oxoglutarate/Fe(II)-dependent dioxygenase encodes MEGAVRVQILSQAGISEVPSQYIQPPENRPTPVTNTKTSLSCDNVPAIDLSHKEKSVIAAIQEACQELGAFHVINHGVPTKLMDDLRRSCLSFFNDFPMEDKLKYACQPNSAASQGYGSRMLVSSENDTVLDWRDYFDHHTLPLSRRNPSFWPHFPPEYRGLVADYSDEMKVLAQRLLGLISQSLGLKASCIEDAIGEFYQNITASYYPPCPQPELTLGLQSHSDMGAITLLIQDDVGGLQVLKDGKWLTVHPLPNAILVLLADQTEIITNGKYRSSVHQAVTNASKARLSIATFHDPAKAVRISPAADLLSESSPPRYAPVVYGDYVSSWYSKGPEGKRNLDALLLDT; translated from the exons ATGGAAGGGGCTGTAAGGGTGCAAATCCTCTCACAGGCAGGGATTTCAGAGGTTCCATCACAATATATCCAACCACCTGAGAACCGGCCCACACCTGTAACCAATACTAAAACTAGTTTGAGCTGCGACAATGTCCCTGCAATTGATCTATCTCATAAAGAAAAGTCTGTCATAGCAGCCATTCAAGAGGCTTGCCAAGAATTGGGAGCTTTTCATGTTATCAACCATGGGGTTCCTACGAAACTGATGGATGATTTGAGGAGATcctgtctttcttttttcaatgatttccCAATGGAGGACAAACTTAAATATGCTTGCCAGCCCAATTCTGCTGCCTCCCAGGGTTATGGTAGCCGTATGCTTGTAAGCTCTGAAAATGACACCGTGTTGGATTGGAGGGACTATTTTGATCACCATACTCTCCCTCTTTCACGCCGCAATCCGTCCTTTTGGCCCCATTTTCCACCTGAATACAG GGGATTGGTGGCAGATTATAGTGATGAGATGAAAGTGTTGGCTCAGAGACTGTTGGGGTTGATATCTCAGAGTTTGGGACTGAAGGCATCCTGCATAGAAGATGCGATTGGGGAATTCTATCAGAACATAACAGCCAGTTACTATCCTCCATGTCCACAGCCAGAGCTGACATTGGGTCTGCAATCCCATTCTGATATGGGTGCCATCACCCTTCTAATACAGGATGATGTGGGTGGTCTGCAGGTGCTCAAGGATGGAAAGTGGCTTACTGTTCATCCTCTGCCAAATGCCATCCTTGTTCTTCTGGCTGACCAAACTGAG ATTATAACCAATGGAAAATACAGAAGCTCTGTGCATCAGGCTGTAACAAATGCCAGTAAAGCCCGTCTCTCGATCGCGACTTTTCATGACCCAGCTAAGGCAGTCAGAATATCCCCTGCCGCTGATCTTCTGAGTGAGTCTTCCCCACCTCGCTACGCTCCAGTTGTTTACGGAGACTATGTGTCATCATGGTACTCAAAGGGCCCTGAAGGAAAACGAAATCTTGATGCACTCCTGCTTGACACTTAA
- the LOC18594083 gene encoding UDP-glycosyltransferase 79B6, with the protein MNSKHFRMASSSSQKLRTAAANFIQERKMAKANSSDFHVLMFSWFAIGHMTPFLHLANKLAEKGHRITFVLPRKAVNQLEHLNLYPDFISFHPVTVPSVTGLPPGAETASDIPIFLSHFLSIAMDRTRDQVESVISSVKPNLVLYDTAHWIPEIAKPLGIKTICYNVVCAAAIAIVLVPARNAARERPITEAELAVPPLGYPSSSVVLRSHEGQSLLFVTNPFGEGLTFYERITTAMKNCDAISIRTCHEIEGKLCDYIGSQYEKPVLLTGPVLPEESRSVLDERWGSWLAGFEPGSVVYCAFGSQFIFEKPQFQELLLGFELTGLPFFVALKPPLEAATIEEALPEGFEERVKGRGVVWGGWVQQPLVLAHPSVGCFVSHCGFGSMWESLMSDCQIVLFPQLGDQILNTRLMADELKVAVEVKREESGWLSKENLSEAIKSVMHKDSEVGKLAKENHKKWRDTISPELMNDYIDKFIQSMHELVE; encoded by the exons ATGAATAGCAAGCACTTCCGCATG GCTTCCTCATCTAGCCAAAAATTAAGAACAGCTGCTGCAAACTTCAtccaagaaaggaaaatggcaAAAGCCAACAGTTCAGACTTCCACGTcctcatgttttcatggtttGCAATTGGTCACATGACCCCATTTCTCCACCTTGCTAACAAGCTTGCTGAAAAGGGTCATAGAATCACTTTCGTGCTACCCAGAAAAGCTGTGAACCAATTGGAACATTTGAATTTGTACCCAGATTTCATCTCTTTCCACCCTGTTACTGTTCCATCTGTCACTGGCCTCCCTCCTGGTGCTGAAACTGCCTCCGATATCCCCATTTTCTTGAGCCATTTCCTCTCCATTGCCATGGACCGTACCAGGGATCAAGTTGAAAGTGTCATCTCTTCAGTAAAACCGAATCTGGTTTTGTACGACACTGCTCACTGGATTCCTGAGATAGCCAAACCACTTGGGATCAAAACTATATGTTACAACGTTGTCTGTGCTGCAGCAATCGCTATTGTTTTGGTTCCAGCACGAAATGCGGCCAGGGAAAGGCCTATAACCGAGGCTGAATTGGCTGTGCCACCCCTTGGTTACCCTTCATCTTCTGTAGTGTTGCGTAGCCATGAGGGCCAGTCTTTGTTGTTTGTAACAAACCCTTTTGGGGAAGGGTTAACGTTTTACGAGAGAATCACCACGGCAATGAAGAATTGTGATGCTATATCGATAAGGACTTGCCATGAAATTGAAGGGaagttatgtgattatatAGGGAGCCAGTATGAGAAACCAGTTCTTTTAACAGGTCCAGTTTTGCCTGAAGAGTCTAGGTCTGTATTGGATGAACGATGGGGTAGTTGGTTAGCCGGGTTCGAACCAGGTTCTGTGGTATATTGTGCTTTCGGGAGCCAGTTCATTTTTGAAAAACCTCAGTTCCAGGAACTTTTGCTGGGGTTTGAGCTAACAGGGCTACCTTTTTTTGTCGCCTTAAAGCCACCGTTGGAGGCTGCAACGATTGAAGAAGCACTGCCTGAAGGGTTCGAAGAGAGGGTTAAAGGGAGAGGGGTTGTTTGGGGTGGATGGGTGCAACAACCATTGGTGCTGGCTCACCCATCAGTCGGCTGTTTTGTGAGCCATTGTGGGTTTGGTTCGATGTGGGAATCTTTGATGAGTGATTGCCAAATAGTGTTGTTTCCACAATTGGGTGACCAAATATTGAATACCAGGCTAATGGCTGACGAGCTCAAGGTTGCCGTGGAGGTTAAGAGAGAAGAAAGTGGATGGCTTTCGAAAGAGAATTTGAGCGAAGCTATAAAATCAGTGATGCATAAGGATAGCGAAGTGGGTAAGTTGGCCAAGGAGAATCACAAGAAATGGAGAGATACGATAAGCCCAGAATTGATGAATGATTACATTGATAAGTTCATCCAAAGCATGCATGAGCTTGTCGAGTGA